In a single window of the Aminomonas paucivorans DSM 12260 genome:
- a CDS encoding MinD/ParA family protein, whose translation MGTVEQTPQATQGKALDQAASLRDLVSSRKKTSSRFEGLRSIAVVSGKGGVGKTNLSVNLALAMSEMGFRTAILDADLGLANADLLLGIVPRYHLGHVIRGEREIDEILLPIGDKVSLIPGGAGVQELADLDEQQQSHLIEKLSALEGKVDVLLVDTGAGIHKNVLSFALAADQTLLLTTTEPTAIRDCYGVLKSLTLVSSGKLDVSLVVNMAGSDEEAFSVADRVQMAAGQFLNLDIPYVGYVLWDRSVGDAVKLRRPFLQNQPDSAAARCVRVVARRLIRSGSEPEQAPGGRGLKAFLFRLSKRLQLKG comes from the coding sequence TTGGGGACTGTTGAGCAGACCCCGCAGGCGACCCAGGGGAAAGCCCTGGATCAGGCCGCGTCCCTTCGGGACCTGGTTTCCTCCCGGAAGAAGACCTCCTCCCGCTTCGAGGGACTGCGCTCCATCGCCGTGGTGAGCGGCAAGGGGGGGGTGGGGAAGACCAACCTTTCCGTCAACCTTGCCCTGGCCATGAGCGAGATGGGGTTTCGCACCGCCATCCTGGACGCGGACCTGGGGCTGGCCAACGCGGATCTCCTCCTGGGCATCGTCCCCCGGTACCACCTGGGGCACGTGATCCGGGGGGAGCGGGAGATCGACGAAATCCTCCTGCCCATCGGGGACAAGGTCTCCCTGATCCCCGGGGGCGCGGGGGTGCAGGAACTGGCGGATCTGGACGAGCAGCAGCAGTCCCACCTCATCGAAAAGCTCTCCGCCCTGGAGGGCAAGGTGGACGTCCTCCTGGTGGATACGGGGGCGGGGATCCACAAGAACGTGCTCTCCTTCGCCCTGGCGGCGGACCAGACGCTGCTTCTCACCACCACGGAACCCACCGCCATTCGGGACTGCTACGGGGTTCTCAAGTCCCTCACCCTGGTCTCTTCGGGGAAGCTGGACGTGAGCCTGGTGGTGAACATGGCGGGGAGCGACGAGGAAGCCTTCTCCGTGGCGGACCGGGTGCAGATGGCTGCGGGGCAGTTCCTGAACCTGGACATCCCCTACGTGGGCTACGTCCTGTGGGATCGATCCGTGGGGGACGCGGTGAAGCTCCGGCGTCCCTTTCTCCAGAACCAGCCCGACTCGGCGGCGGCGCGGTGCGTCCGGGTGGTGGCGAGAAGGCTCATCCGCAGCGGGTCCGAGCCGGAACAGGCTCCTGGCGGGCGGGGCCTCAAGGCCTTCCTGTTCCGCCTGAGCAAGCGGCTCCAGCTGAAAGGTTAG
- a CDS encoding FliA/WhiG family RNA polymerase sigma factor: MGHEDNQLWEDYRKEPSPELKERLVRRYLPLVRYVAGRMAVSPPPGLDFEDLLSFGAMGLLDAIERFDLDRGFCFQTFAVPRIRGAILDELRRYDWISRTGREKLQKLERTVERFARTQGNPDDETLMDALGMNEKAYKELLEIASRSYVVSLDEVLALEDGDVQREGILEDDAPSPLDRMEQKEEVDRVLAGLSELPERERLLISLYYYEGLTLKEIGGVLGVTESRASQLHGRALALLRARLASQ, from the coding sequence GTGGGTCACGAGGATAACCAGCTCTGGGAAGATTATCGCAAGGAGCCCTCTCCGGAACTCAAGGAGAGGTTGGTGCGCCGTTACCTGCCCCTGGTGCGCTATGTGGCGGGGCGCATGGCTGTTTCTCCTCCCCCGGGGCTCGACTTCGAGGATCTGTTGAGCTTCGGGGCCATGGGGTTGTTGGATGCCATCGAACGGTTTGACCTGGACCGGGGGTTCTGTTTTCAGACCTTCGCGGTGCCTCGGATCCGGGGAGCCATCCTGGACGAGCTGAGACGCTACGATTGGATTTCCCGAACCGGAAGGGAAAAGCTGCAGAAGCTGGAGCGGACCGTGGAGCGATTTGCCCGGACTCAGGGCAATCCGGACGACGAAACCCTCATGGATGCCCTGGGAATGAACGAAAAAGCATATAAGGAGCTTCTGGAGATCGCCAGCCGTTCCTACGTGGTGTCCCTGGACGAGGTCTTGGCCCTGGAGGACGGGGATGTGCAAAGGGAGGGCATCCTGGAGGACGATGCCCCGTCGCCTTTGGACCGGATGGAGCAGAAGGAAGAGGTGGACCGGGTCCTGGCCGGGCTTTCGGAGCTTCCGGAGCGGGAACGCCTTCTCATATCTCTGTACTACTACGAAGGGTTGACCCTCAAGGAAATCGGCGGCGTCCTGGGCGTCACGGAATCCCGGGCTTCGCAACTGCACGGACGCGCACTGGCTTTGCTTCGGGCAAGGTTGGCGTCCCAATAG
- the flhA gene encoding flagellar biosynthesis protein FlhA, with protein sequence MADSAASQSLSKKMLQYADIGIALMLVLIVGMMIIPLPTMLLDVLLALNITFGVVVLLTTFYVHQALEISAFPTILLIATLFRLALNVSTTRLVLLQGYAGEVINAFGNFVVGGNYVVGGVVFLILVVIQFLVITKGAERVAEVAARFTLDAMPGKQMAIDADLNAGMIDEQEARKRRLNIQREADFYGAMDGASKFVKGDAIAGLIITVINILGGLAIGVFQRGMEPQQALGTYSLLTVGDGLVAQIPALLLSTATGIIVTRAAGESDLGRDMVTSLTRNHRPLYIGSGLLFALAVVPGLPTIPFGVLGVGLAMMAYGIQREGKVQELAGPAKGAGPSAGGGGPQGGGAPGGGPTPAPGSPENVLPLLTVDPMEVEIGYALIPMVDPSQGGDMLERIGTIRRQMAMDLGLVVPPIRIRDNIQLKPTEYILRVKGSEVGRGELLPDHYLAMNTSGSDDVLVGIPTTEPAFGLPAVWISAELREQAEGMGYTVVDCPSVLATHLSEVIKRYGADLLTRQEVQKLLDLVKDNNPAVVGELTAALNLGEIQKVLQNLVKEQVSIRDLVSIFETLADHGRFTRSVDYLTERTREALARTITFRLQDREGGVAVQTLSPRWEQRIKDSLQGDLLQGWQLGLSPQEIQSLIQTVSASAEQMALGGLTPILLVHPDVRLIVRRILESALPQVFVISYNEIAPGAQLKSLGMVE encoded by the coding sequence ATGGCGGATTCAGCTGCGTCCCAGTCCCTATCGAAAAAAATGCTGCAGTACGCGGACATCGGCATCGCCCTGATGCTGGTGCTCATCGTGGGCATGATGATCATCCCCTTGCCCACGATGCTGTTGGACGTGCTGCTGGCCCTGAACATCACCTTCGGGGTGGTGGTCCTCCTCACCACGTTCTACGTCCACCAGGCCCTGGAGATCTCCGCTTTTCCCACCATCCTGCTCATCGCTACCCTGTTCCGTCTGGCCCTCAACGTGTCCACCACTCGACTGGTGCTCCTTCAGGGGTACGCCGGAGAGGTCATCAACGCCTTCGGCAACTTCGTGGTGGGGGGCAACTACGTGGTGGGAGGCGTGGTGTTCCTCATCCTGGTGGTGATCCAGTTCCTGGTCATCACCAAGGGAGCGGAACGGGTGGCGGAGGTGGCCGCCCGGTTCACCCTGGACGCCATGCCGGGCAAGCAGATGGCCATCGACGCGGACCTGAACGCGGGGATGATCGACGAACAGGAGGCCCGGAAGCGCCGCCTGAACATCCAGCGGGAGGCGGACTTCTACGGGGCCATGGACGGGGCCTCCAAGTTCGTCAAGGGAGACGCCATCGCGGGGCTCATCATCACGGTGATCAACATCCTGGGAGGTCTGGCCATCGGGGTCTTCCAGCGGGGCATGGAGCCCCAGCAGGCCCTGGGCACCTACAGTCTCCTCACGGTGGGAGACGGGCTGGTGGCCCAGATCCCCGCCCTGCTCCTCTCCACCGCTACGGGGATCATCGTCACTCGGGCGGCGGGGGAGAGCGATCTGGGGAGGGACATGGTCACCTCCCTCACCCGGAACCACCGACCCCTGTACATCGGCTCGGGGCTGCTCTTCGCCCTGGCGGTGGTTCCCGGACTGCCCACCATTCCCTTCGGGGTCCTGGGGGTGGGGCTGGCGATGATGGCCTACGGGATCCAGCGGGAGGGGAAGGTCCAGGAGCTGGCGGGACCGGCCAAGGGGGCGGGGCCTTCGGCGGGAGGCGGCGGGCCGCAGGGAGGCGGAGCCCCCGGCGGCGGTCCGACCCCGGCCCCGGGGAGCCCGGAGAACGTGCTGCCCCTGCTCACCGTGGACCCCATGGAGGTGGAGATCGGCTACGCTCTGATCCCCATGGTGGACCCCTCACAGGGCGGGGACATGCTGGAGCGCATCGGCACCATCCGGCGGCAGATGGCCATGGACCTGGGGCTGGTGGTGCCCCCCATCCGCATCCGGGACAACATCCAGCTCAAACCCACGGAGTACATCCTGCGGGTCAAGGGGTCGGAAGTGGGGCGGGGGGAGCTGCTGCCGGACCACTATCTGGCCATGAACACCAGCGGCAGCGACGACGTCCTGGTGGGCATCCCCACTACGGAGCCCGCTTTCGGCCTTCCGGCGGTGTGGATCTCCGCGGAGCTGCGGGAGCAGGCGGAGGGAATGGGCTACACGGTGGTGGACTGTCCCTCCGTGCTGGCCACCCACCTTTCCGAGGTCATCAAGCGCTACGGCGCGGACCTGCTCACCCGCCAGGAGGTGCAGAAGCTCCTGGACCTGGTGAAGGACAACAACCCCGCTGTGGTGGGTGAACTCACCGCGGCGCTGAACCTGGGGGAGATCCAGAAGGTTCTCCAGAACCTGGTGAAGGAGCAGGTGTCCATCCGGGATCTGGTGTCCATCTTCGAGACCCTGGCGGACCACGGGCGCTTCACCCGGAGCGTGGACTACCTTACGGAGCGCACCCGGGAAGCCCTGGCCCGGACCATCACGTTCCGGCTTCAGGACCGGGAGGGGGGCGTGGCGGTGCAGACCCTCTCCCCCCGTTGGGAGCAGCGCATCAAGGATTCCCTCCAGGGAGACCTGCTCCAGGGATGGCAGCTGGGCCTTTCCCCTCAGGAGATCCAGTCCCTGATTCAGACGGTGAGCGCTTCGGCGGAGCAGATGGCCCTGGGCGGCCTGACCCCGATCCTCCTGGTGCACCCGGACGTGCGGCTCATCGTGCGTCGCATCCTGGAGAGCGCCCTGCCCCAGGTGTTCGTGATAAGCTATAACGAAATCGCTCCTGGAGCGCAGCTGAAATCCTTGGGGATGGTGGAATGA
- a CDS encoding chemotaxis protein CheA, translating into MTNMDMSQYLGAFLDEATDQLKNLNELLLAAEQNQRDMGIINEIFRVAHTFKGMSATMGFDRMAALTHAMEDLLGLARSGEHLINSDDVDLLFKCLDSLTEMVDTIRGGGSDKTVETEGLLEGLHRRVHKIEEHPDGTGGTESESLELTPQEREWVQEAKVQGMSVFELHVTLDSYCLLKAARSYMVVTRMGELGELIKTQPGVEDLEREAFNQEFWVYVATHETPEKLQTVAAGISEVKSVEVRPVAFDDRGGLSIEAMTITLESEEEEEDVAEREAPEAAEVKSGQPAAAAASAAAPSAPAAAAKKSSRTVRVDIGRLDKLMNLVGELVIGRARIERLALEARIKAFDEPLSQLGRISGEIQELVTKLRMVPVSMVFDRLPRLVRDLSRQMGKEVKLEVEGRETELDRTVIDEIGDPMVHLLRNSLDHGLESPEVREKNGKPREGTITVAAYQEGNGVIIEVQDDGKGIDTAKVRAKAVERGIVSAEQAQLMTDEEAIRLILLPGFSTVDVVTDLSGRGVGMDAVKNKVESLGGQFQVYSKAGEGTRVQVRLPLTLAIVLALLIRVGEETYAISLENVEETLLVQKKEIKYVHGTPVTTVRGEILSLSDLAGILSTEVDREGIEEHPVVVVRVGRDRSRIGFIVDDFVGQQEIVIKPLGKLLQKVKGVAGATILGDGNVALILDAASL; encoded by the coding sequence ATGACAAACATGGATATGAGTCAATATCTCGGCGCTTTCCTGGATGAAGCGACGGACCAGCTCAAGAACCTGAACGAACTCCTCCTCGCGGCGGAGCAGAACCAGCGGGACATGGGGATCATCAACGAGATCTTCCGGGTGGCCCACACCTTCAAGGGCATGTCCGCCACCATGGGCTTCGACAGGATGGCGGCTTTGACCCACGCCATGGAGGACCTCCTGGGACTCGCCCGAAGCGGGGAGCACCTCATCAACTCCGACGACGTGGATCTGCTGTTCAAGTGTCTGGACTCCCTGACGGAGATGGTGGACACCATCCGAGGCGGTGGCTCCGACAAGACCGTGGAGACCGAAGGTCTCCTGGAAGGCCTCCACCGTCGGGTCCACAAGATCGAAGAACACCCCGACGGGACGGGGGGCACGGAATCGGAGAGCCTGGAACTCACCCCCCAGGAGCGGGAGTGGGTCCAGGAAGCGAAGGTCCAGGGGATGTCGGTCTTCGAGCTTCACGTCACTCTGGATTCCTATTGCCTGCTCAAGGCGGCCCGTTCCTACATGGTGGTCACCCGGATGGGGGAACTGGGAGAACTCATCAAGACCCAGCCGGGGGTGGAGGACCTGGAGCGGGAGGCCTTCAACCAGGAATTCTGGGTCTACGTGGCCACCCACGAGACCCCGGAGAAGCTTCAGACGGTGGCCGCTGGCATCAGCGAGGTGAAGAGCGTGGAGGTCCGCCCCGTGGCGTTCGACGACCGTGGGGGACTCTCCATCGAGGCCATGACCATCACCCTGGAGTCGGAAGAGGAGGAGGAGGACGTGGCGGAGCGAGAAGCCCCTGAAGCGGCGGAGGTCAAGTCCGGTCAGCCTGCGGCGGCGGCCGCGTCTGCGGCGGCCCCCTCGGCCCCTGCGGCGGCGGCGAAGAAGAGCAGCCGTACGGTCCGCGTGGACATCGGACGTCTGGACAAGCTCATGAACCTGGTGGGCGAGCTGGTGATCGGCCGCGCCCGCATCGAACGCCTGGCCCTGGAGGCGCGCATCAAGGCCTTCGACGAACCCCTCTCCCAGCTGGGACGCATCTCCGGGGAGATCCAGGAGCTGGTGACGAAGCTCCGCATGGTCCCCGTCTCCATGGTCTTCGACCGTCTGCCCCGGCTGGTCCGGGATCTCTCCCGACAGATGGGCAAGGAAGTGAAGCTGGAGGTGGAGGGTCGGGAGACGGAGCTGGACCGTACGGTGATCGACGAGATCGGGGATCCCATGGTGCACCTCCTGCGGAACTCCCTGGACCACGGACTGGAGAGCCCGGAGGTCCGGGAGAAGAACGGCAAGCCCCGGGAGGGCACCATCACCGTGGCGGCCTACCAGGAGGGCAACGGGGTCATCATTGAGGTGCAGGACGACGGCAAGGGCATCGACACCGCCAAGGTTCGGGCCAAGGCGGTGGAGCGGGGCATCGTCAGCGCGGAGCAGGCTCAGCTCATGACCGACGAGGAGGCGATCCGCCTCATCCTGCTTCCCGGGTTCAGCACCGTGGATGTGGTGACGGACCTTTCCGGCCGCGGGGTGGGGATGGACGCGGTGAAGAACAAGGTGGAGTCCCTGGGGGGGCAGTTCCAGGTCTACTCCAAGGCCGGCGAGGGCACCCGGGTGCAGGTGCGCCTCCCCTTGACCCTGGCCATCGTGCTGGCCCTGCTCATCCGCGTGGGGGAGGAAACCTACGCCATCTCCCTGGAGAACGTGGAGGAAACCCTGCTGGTGCAGAAGAAGGAGATCAAGTATGTCCACGGAACCCCCGTCACCACCGTTCGGGGGGAGATCCTCTCCCTGTCCGATCTGGCGGGCATCCTCTCCACGGAAGTGGACCGGGAAGGGATCGAGGAACACCCCGTGGTGGTGGTGCGGGTGGGACGGGACCGGAGCCGCATCGGGTTCATCGTGGACGACTTCGTGGGGCAGCAGGAAATCGTCATCAAGCCCCTGGGCAAGCTGCTTCAGAAGGTCAAGGGCGTCGCGGGGGCTACCATCCTGGGTGACGGGAACGTGGCGTTGATCCTCGACGCGGCGTCCCTCTAG
- a CDS encoding protein-glutamate methylesterase/protein-glutamine glutaminase, whose protein sequence is MPTTKRIRVLVVDDSAFMRKVIGDILAEDPRFEVVARVRDGEEALQRCGELRPDVVTMDVEMPRKNGLEALREIMRLYPTPVVMVSSLTREGADTTFQALASGAVDFVTKPSGTISLDMKKVEDELRQKVWVASTVDLRHVSPRGKVPPREVPREEKPVSRPPLASMPPTVSERRPHRAELALIASSTGGPRALQEVIPALPGNFPVPLLVVQHMPQGFTTSFAQRLNEMSALEVVEGADGLKPRKGMAVIAPGGYHMVVEKWGGELVCRLSDAPPLRSVKPAADMLFLSVADVVGGSAVAAILTGMGRDGTDGAKAIRDKGGIILAESPETCVVYGMPRAAVEAGIVEEVLPLASIPAALHRWVS, encoded by the coding sequence ATGCCTACGACGAAAAGGATCAGGGTGCTGGTGGTGGACGATTCCGCTTTCATGAGAAAAGTCATCGGGGACATCCTTGCGGAGGATCCCCGATTCGAGGTGGTCGCACGGGTTCGGGACGGGGAAGAGGCGCTCCAGCGCTGCGGAGAGCTGCGTCCCGACGTGGTGACCATGGATGTGGAGATGCCCCGGAAGAACGGACTCGAAGCGCTGCGGGAGATCATGCGCCTTTACCCCACTCCCGTGGTGATGGTCTCCAGCCTCACCCGAGAAGGGGCGGATACCACCTTCCAGGCCCTTGCGTCGGGGGCGGTGGATTTCGTCACCAAGCCCTCCGGGACCATTTCCCTGGACATGAAAAAGGTGGAGGACGAGCTGCGCCAGAAGGTCTGGGTCGCCAGCACCGTGGACCTGCGCCACGTCTCTCCCCGGGGGAAGGTCCCTCCTCGCGAGGTCCCCCGGGAGGAGAAGCCCGTATCCCGCCCCCCCCTCGCCTCTATGCCCCCGACGGTGTCCGAGAGGAGGCCCCATCGGGCAGAGCTTGCCCTGATCGCCTCCTCCACCGGGGGGCCTCGGGCCCTCCAGGAGGTCATCCCCGCCCTGCCGGGGAATTTCCCCGTCCCCCTCCTGGTGGTGCAGCACATGCCCCAGGGTTTCACCACCTCCTTTGCCCAGAGGCTCAACGAAATGAGCGCCCTGGAGGTGGTGGAGGGAGCCGACGGGCTCAAACCGCGGAAAGGGATGGCGGTGATCGCCCCAGGAGGCTATCATATGGTGGTGGAGAAGTGGGGTGGAGAGCTGGTTTGCCGTCTCTCCGACGCTCCTCCTCTCCGCTCCGTGAAGCCTGCGGCGGACATGCTGTTCCTCAGCGTGGCCGACGTGGTGGGCGGTTCGGCGGTGGCGGCGATCCTTACCGGAATGGGAAGGGACGGCACGGACGGGGCGAAGGCGATTCGGGACAAGGGCGGCATCATCTTGGCGGAAAGCCCGGAAACCTGCGTGGTGTACGGAATGCCTCGCGCCGCCGTGGAGGCGGGGATCGTCGAGGAGGTCCTTCCTCTCGCTTCCATCCCCGCGGCCCTGCATCGCTGGGTTTCCTGA
- the flhF gene encoding flagellar biosynthesis protein FlhF, with translation MMRVDRQIEFEAQDDAEAIQVARERLGREAVILSSRLVKRGGFLGLFRRKALWVTAGLLDEDPAEIAKENRERLFAFQQLLDVKRAVTGQPLAQPPAREPFGGRPVAVLESQPPVPPVPSPSPLDQAQALSSYASASRGSDPQIQAQVDEIRDALSRVLQRMDRPGEAPDRLAAASSDPDYQKLLRSEVDPEVASRLLEEFHREPGENLAAWLAGRIPVLAADPWNALGGKRIMFVGPTGVGKTTSIAKIAAIHSLWEGRKVVLVTADTYRIAAVEQLRTYAKILGIPLEVAFDPQELEGILTKHRNADLVLLDTAGRSHKDAKRMDELKGLHEIFCPDAVHLVLASNLKYRDMLDVIDRMGVVPLKSILFTKMDETSTFGPLLNVVEDFDLPLSFFTVGQNVPNDIEVARGDRLAGLVVGGDRLGDC, from the coding sequence ATGATGCGGGTGGATCGGCAGATCGAGTTCGAAGCGCAGGACGACGCGGAGGCCATCCAAGTCGCTCGGGAGCGCCTGGGGCGCGAAGCGGTCATCCTCTCCAGCCGTCTCGTCAAGCGGGGAGGGTTTCTGGGCCTGTTCCGCCGCAAGGCCCTCTGGGTGACCGCTGGCCTCCTGGACGAGGACCCGGCGGAGATCGCCAAGGAGAACCGGGAACGGCTCTTCGCCTTCCAGCAGCTGTTGGATGTGAAGAGGGCCGTCACGGGGCAGCCTCTGGCCCAGCCCCCCGCCCGGGAGCCCTTCGGGGGGCGCCCCGTGGCGGTGCTGGAATCCCAGCCCCCTGTCCCCCCCGTCCCGTCCCCCTCCCCCCTGGATCAGGCCCAGGCCCTTTCGTCCTACGCCTCCGCGTCCCGAGGCTCGGACCCGCAGATCCAGGCTCAGGTGGACGAGATCCGGGACGCCCTTTCCCGGGTGCTCCAGCGCATGGACCGCCCCGGGGAAGCTCCCGATCGCCTCGCTGCCGCCTCCTCGGACCCGGACTACCAGAAGCTGCTCCGCAGCGAGGTGGACCCGGAGGTGGCCTCCCGACTCCTGGAGGAATTCCACCGGGAGCCCGGGGAGAACCTGGCGGCCTGGCTCGCGGGACGCATCCCCGTGCTGGCTGCGGACCCCTGGAACGCCCTGGGGGGCAAGCGGATCATGTTCGTGGGACCCACGGGGGTGGGCAAGACCACCAGCATCGCCAAGATCGCGGCGATCCATTCCCTCTGGGAGGGACGGAAGGTGGTCCTGGTCACGGCGGATACCTACCGCATCGCGGCGGTGGAACAGCTTCGGACCTACGCGAAGATCCTGGGCATCCCCCTGGAGGTGGCCTTCGACCCCCAGGAGCTGGAGGGCATCCTGACCAAGCATCGGAACGCGGACCTGGTGCTCCTGGACACGGCGGGGCGCAGCCATAAGGACGCCAAGCGCATGGACGAACTCAAGGGTCTCCACGAGATCTTCTGCCCCGATGCGGTGCATCTGGTCCTGGCGTCGAACCTGAAATACCGGGACATGCTGGACGTCATCGACCGCATGGGGGTGGTGCCCCTCAAGTCCATCCTGTTCACCAAAATGGACGAGACCTCCACCTTCGGCCCGCTGCTCAACGTGGTGGAGGACTTCGACCTGCCCCTCAGCTTCTTCACCGTGGGGCAGAACGTCCCCAACGACATCGAAGTGGCGAGGGGAGACCGCCTGGCGGGACTGGTCGTAGGGGGGGATCGTCTTGGGGACTGTTGA
- a CDS encoding chemotaxis protein CheD, with protein sequence MSAVTHVGMADLVSVRHPATLVTLGLGSCIGLVIFDPSTKVAAMAHIMLPDSRDAKEVPKPGKFADTAVPLLLEHLKNLGAVKGQLKAKMAGGAQMFNIPGKDNSLLAVGSRNVEATTAMLAKHGVPLVASDVGGNKGRSVEFNTETWKLLVKTLGTGSQEL encoded by the coding sequence ATGTCGGCCGTCACGCACGTGGGCATGGCGGATCTCGTGTCCGTGAGGCATCCCGCGACGCTGGTCACCCTGGGCCTCGGTTCCTGCATCGGGTTGGTCATCTTCGACCCCAGCACCAAGGTGGCCGCCATGGCCCATATCATGCTCCCCGATAGCCGGGACGCCAAGGAGGTCCCCAAACCGGGGAAGTTCGCCGACACGGCGGTGCCCCTTCTCCTGGAGCACCTGAAGAACCTGGGGGCGGTGAAGGGGCAGCTGAAGGCCAAGATGGCCGGGGGCGCCCAGATGTTCAACATCCCCGGAAAGGACAACAGCCTGTTGGCGGTGGGATCCCGCAACGTGGAGGCCACCACGGCGATGTTGGCCAAGCACGGCGTGCCCCTCGTGGCCTCCGACGTAGGAGGGAACAAGGGACGCAGCGTGGAGTTCAACACGGAGACCTGGAAGCTGCTGGTCAAAACCTTGGGGACGGGCTCTCAGGAACTCTGA
- a CDS encoding flagellar brake protein: MTPEKEDSTRGVRIGARGDFRIAAGLYKGHYPTRVEDMREDLLILGHPMFRGALLPVYRDMEFELLVEEEQAPLLIKMVAVRSDLRGAVPLLWGRLTAKPEKVQRRRFLRVGCFFEFSLFPLDVESRSPLEGRWLTGQAVDISLGGLRFRLEHPLALREQDRFLLRLPLGQEEYPVSARLMRVGRFGEAWDLGSEFESLPRCAEKTLIDFIRAQERNVRSN, from the coding sequence ATGACGCCGGAGAAAGAAGACTCCACCCGCGGAGTCCGGATCGGGGCAAGAGGGGATTTTCGCATAGCCGCAGGACTCTACAAGGGCCACTACCCCACCCGGGTGGAGGACATGCGGGAGGACCTGCTGATCCTGGGGCACCCCATGTTCCGGGGAGCCCTTCTTCCCGTCTACCGGGACATGGAGTTCGAGCTGTTGGTGGAGGAGGAACAGGCGCCTCTTCTGATCAAGATGGTGGCAGTGCGTAGCGACCTCCGGGGAGCGGTTCCTCTCCTGTGGGGACGGCTTACCGCAAAGCCGGAGAAGGTGCAAAGACGCCGTTTCCTTCGGGTGGGTTGCTTTTTCGAGTTTTCCCTGTTCCCCTTGGACGTGGAGAGCCGATCTCCCCTGGAGGGAAGGTGGCTCACGGGACAGGCGGTGGACATCAGCCTCGGAGGGCTTCGTTTCCGGCTGGAACACCCCCTGGCTCTTCGGGAGCAGGACCGGTTCCTTCTGCGGTTGCCCCTGGGCCAGGAGGAGTACCCCGTGTCCGCGCGCTTGATGCGGGTGGGACGCTTCGGGGAAGCCTGGGATCTGGGTTCGGAGTTCGAGTCCCTGCCTCGCTGCGCGGAGAAGACCCTCATCGATTTCATTCGTGCCCAGGAGCGGAACGTCCGCTCAAACTAG
- a CDS encoding chemotaxis protein CheC yields the protein MGLNLESFSSIQMDAIREVGNIGAGNAATALSKLLGRAVDMDVPVAELISVYEIAGHYGSPEALACGVLIRAEGEFSCNLIFLMEEEESAALADLLISMDLSSVDDEVRIQIRDSALAEVGNIILGAFLNALSMMTGWALPVSVPAVAHDMLGSIMDVVAATFGILGDTALLVKTTLRITDVEGESKGTVIMVPDPGSLELLLQRLGVL from the coding sequence ATGGGACTGAACCTAGAATCGTTCAGCAGCATCCAGATGGATGCGATCCGCGAGGTGGGAAACATCGGCGCCGGAAACGCCGCCACGGCCCTTTCCAAGCTTCTGGGCAGGGCGGTGGACATGGATGTTCCCGTGGCGGAACTCATCTCGGTCTACGAAATCGCGGGACACTACGGGTCTCCCGAGGCCCTGGCCTGCGGGGTCCTGATCCGGGCGGAGGGAGAGTTCTCCTGCAACCTCATCTTCCTCATGGAGGAGGAGGAGTCCGCCGCCCTGGCGGACCTTCTCATCTCCATGGACCTGAGTTCCGTGGACGACGAAGTGCGGATCCAGATCCGGGACAGCGCCCTGGCGGAGGTGGGGAACATCATCCTCGGCGCCTTCCTCAACGCCCTCTCCATGATGACCGGCTGGGCCCTTCCCGTCTCGGTCCCCGCGGTGGCCCACGACATGCTGGGTTCCATCATGGACGTGGTGGCGGCCACCTTCGGCATCCTGGGGGACACGGCTCTTCTGGTCAAGACCACCCTGCGCATCACCGACGTGGAGGGGGAGTCCAAGGGTACGGTCATCATGGTCCCCGATCCGGGGTCGCTGGAACTGCTGCTCCAACGGCTGGGGGTGCTGTAA